A stretch of the Leptospira harrisiae genome encodes the following:
- a CDS encoding efflux RND transporter periplasmic adaptor subunit, whose translation MKKQTIILLISFLFIVISVTIWKLRETNTNTGTTENPKNIVTLSEANRKNLSIETFVVSNQPIQTKIELIGETEAVPDAIIDVASRISGRITSVSFVEGDTIKKGQKLATIDSPELAKLRSAYLVAKSKFTASEQNLNRISSLVKMNLAAKQEYIDAESNLKVIESEKIAAEENLRANGLAIDNAASGVYTVYAPRSGLALSRNAIPGSIVLGNQNLTTIAELSQLWFQAKIFENDLKYLSEGIKGKIVLNAYPDFEFDGVLEHIGEKVDPESRTVHARLVFKNKNRQAKIGLFGKAILSVNGRSGIQISEEAVQSYQNQKYVFIESKTNQFQWIEISIGSTNDGKTEILSGISEGDRVVTKGAFELKAILFKSTFGGE comes from the coding sequence ATGAAAAAACAAACAATAATACTCCTCATCTCTTTTCTATTTATTGTGATTTCTGTCACCATTTGGAAGTTACGAGAGACAAATACTAATACAGGAACTACAGAGAATCCGAAAAACATTGTGACATTATCGGAAGCAAATCGAAAAAACCTTTCTATCGAAACGTTCGTTGTTAGTAACCAACCGATCCAAACGAAAATTGAATTAATTGGCGAAACGGAAGCTGTTCCTGATGCGATCATTGATGTTGCATCAAGAATTTCCGGAAGAATTACTTCAGTTTCCTTTGTTGAAGGTGATACTATCAAAAAAGGACAAAAGTTAGCTACCATCGATTCACCAGAGTTAGCAAAACTAAGATCAGCTTATTTAGTAGCAAAATCAAAATTCACTGCGTCAGAACAAAATTTAAATAGAATCAGTTCATTAGTAAAAATGAATTTGGCCGCAAAACAAGAGTATATTGATGCTGAATCTAATCTTAAAGTCATTGAATCTGAAAAGATTGCCGCAGAAGAAAACTTACGTGCCAATGGACTAGCCATTGATAATGCAGCCTCTGGAGTTTACACTGTATATGCGCCGAGATCAGGGCTTGCTCTTTCTAGAAATGCAATCCCTGGATCCATTGTATTAGGGAATCAAAATCTAACTACAATCGCAGAACTTTCGCAATTATGGTTTCAAGCAAAGATTTTTGAAAATGACTTAAAATATCTATCTGAAGGTATAAAAGGTAAAATTGTCTTAAATGCATATCCTGATTTCGAATTTGATGGTGTATTAGAACATATTGGAGAAAAAGTTGATCCAGAATCCAGAACCGTACATGCTCGACTAGTTTTTAAAAATAAAAATCGACAAGCAAAAATAGGTTTATTTGGAAAAGCAATTTTAAGTGTAAATGGAAGATCTGGAATTCAAATTTCAGAAGAAGCCGTTCAATCGTATCAAAATCAAAAGTATGTTTTTATCGAATCAAAAACCAATCAATTCCAGTGGATCGAAATCTCAATAGGAAGCACTAATGATGGAAAAACAGAAATCTTATCTGGAATTTCAGAAGGAGATCGAGTAGTAACAAAAGGTGCCTTTGAGTTAAAAGCGATCCTCTTCAAATCAACCTTTGGTGGGGAATAA
- a CDS encoding efflux RND transporter permease subunit produces the protein MEFLTKIVQVSLQNRLLVIIVTALLVFGGIYSLNHLKVDAVPDITNVQVQVITTSPALSTLEIEQYITLPVERAITGIPNLIEVRSVSRYGFSLVTAVFADGTDLWKSRQLVSEKLTEASENIPAIFGKPVIGPITTGLGEVFQFTLESEFHSQMELTTYLNWYINPTLKTVPGIVEVNSFGGKTKQYQVIVDPFKAASLGVSLNQIVNAVQSNNLSTGSGYIERSGEQLIVGSDGLLKTTTDFDKIQVGKMGDGFPIYLDNLAKIVEGPRLRKGAATATGKSEVVGAVTLMLLGENSLEVTTAVKDKITQIEKTLPTGMKIKPYYDRSIMVKNTLNTIIWNLTEGAILVIIILFLMIGDFRSGLVIASMIPLAMLFAISLMFLRDLPANLMSMGAIDFGLIVDGAVILIENSHRRLGLKRKELKRDLTDSEQKETILNATIEVRKATIYGEIIIGVVYIPILTLSGTEGKMFIPMATTVLFALLGAFFLTLTIIPVLASYFLKGGHIAEGETPFFQKIHHWYTPKLDYCLREPKKVTYSTIGILILSIFLFFRLGGEFLPKLDEGNLLIEISRYPSTTLTESLQSSMKIEKTILKEIPEITEVVSRTGSPELAIEPMGVEKTDMYLDMKPRSEWNLSKKEIESKLQEIIERVAPQVAYGLSQPIEMRNNEIMAGIRADVGIKVFGDDLIQLKSIAEEISTKIKHIPGVVDLRIEQLYGLEYLRIKPNREKLARYDQSILDVNRVTESVSSGVPAGIVYEGMKRFEIVVKTDILPNPEQIKNIPVKVGKNTFAPLHELSEIQIEDGPVQIYHQNQNRYALVQFNIRGNDMVSTVNSVQTVLQKDIKFPAGYHYTTGGEFEKFESATKTLYVVVPITLVIIFLILYFAFNEISSAMIIFLNVPFAITGGIFALYLRNLPFSISAGVGFIALFGIAVLNGLVLISFIRSLEQSGKKKEEAVKEAAISRLRPVLTTALLASIGFIPMAISTSPGAEVQRPLATVVIGGLVTASALTLFVLPLVYLKFAAKKAFMLSKDA, from the coding sequence ATGGAATTTTTAACTAAAATTGTACAAGTTTCCTTACAAAATCGATTATTGGTAATTATAGTCACAGCCTTACTTGTATTTGGTGGTATTTATTCATTAAACCATTTAAAAGTAGATGCTGTTCCTGACATTACAAATGTTCAAGTACAAGTCATCACTACATCACCCGCACTATCAACTTTAGAGATAGAACAGTACATCACTTTGCCTGTGGAAAGAGCCATTACGGGAATTCCAAACCTAATCGAAGTAAGATCTGTTTCTAGATACGGATTTTCATTGGTCACAGCTGTATTTGCCGATGGAACGGATCTATGGAAAAGTCGACAATTGGTCAGCGAAAAATTGACAGAAGCATCAGAAAACATACCGGCAATTTTTGGAAAACCAGTCATTGGACCCATCACGACAGGCCTTGGAGAAGTGTTCCAATTTACATTAGAAAGTGAATTTCATAGCCAAATGGAACTTACAACTTATTTGAATTGGTATATTAACCCAACTCTCAAAACAGTGCCTGGGATTGTCGAAGTCAATAGTTTTGGCGGAAAAACCAAACAGTATCAAGTCATTGTCGATCCTTTTAAAGCAGCATCTCTCGGTGTTTCTTTAAACCAAATTGTGAACGCAGTCCAAAGTAATAATCTATCTACAGGTAGTGGATATATAGAAAGGTCCGGCGAACAGTTAATTGTTGGAAGTGATGGATTATTAAAAACAACTACTGATTTTGATAAAATTCAAGTAGGGAAAATGGGAGATGGATTTCCCATTTATTTAGACAACTTAGCAAAAATTGTGGAAGGACCTAGACTACGGAAAGGTGCTGCCACAGCAACAGGTAAGTCAGAAGTTGTTGGTGCAGTGACTCTTATGTTACTTGGTGAAAACTCATTAGAAGTCACAACAGCAGTAAAAGACAAAATTACTCAAATCGAAAAAACACTACCAACAGGTATGAAGATCAAACCTTATTATGATCGTTCGATTATGGTAAAAAATACATTGAATACGATCATTTGGAATTTAACAGAAGGAGCAATTCTTGTCATCATCATTCTCTTTTTGATGATTGGTGATTTTAGATCAGGGCTTGTCATTGCATCGATGATTCCTCTCGCTATGTTATTTGCCATTAGTCTCATGTTTCTCCGTGATTTACCTGCCAATTTAATGTCTATGGGTGCCATTGACTTTGGACTCATTGTAGATGGAGCTGTGATTCTTATTGAAAATTCACATAGACGATTGGGTTTAAAACGAAAGGAGTTAAAAAGAGATCTCACGGACTCGGAACAGAAAGAAACGATTTTGAATGCCACTATCGAAGTTAGGAAAGCAACTATTTATGGTGAAATTATCATCGGAGTTGTTTACATTCCTATCCTCACACTCAGCGGGACAGAAGGAAAAATGTTCATTCCTATGGCAACGACCGTCTTATTTGCGTTACTCGGTGCATTTTTTCTCACACTCACAATCATTCCAGTTTTAGCATCTTATTTTTTGAAAGGTGGACATATTGCAGAAGGAGAAACTCCCTTTTTTCAAAAAATCCACCATTGGTATACGCCAAAACTAGATTATTGCCTTAGAGAACCTAAAAAGGTTACCTATTCAACAATCGGAATTCTAATCCTTTCAATTTTTTTATTTTTCCGACTCGGTGGTGAATTTCTTCCAAAATTAGATGAAGGAAATTTGTTAATTGAAATTAGTCGATACCCCTCAACAACATTAACCGAATCATTACAATCATCCATGAAAATAGAAAAAACGATTCTAAAAGAAATTCCAGAAATCACTGAAGTAGTTTCGCGAACTGGATCACCTGAACTTGCCATCGAACCCATGGGTGTAGAAAAAACAGATATGTATTTGGATATGAAACCAAGATCAGAGTGGAATCTTTCAAAAAAAGAAATCGAATCTAAGTTACAAGAAATTATAGAGAGAGTTGCACCTCAGGTAGCATACGGATTGTCTCAACCAATTGAAATGCGTAATAATGAAATTATGGCAGGAATTCGTGCTGATGTCGGAATCAAAGTATTTGGTGATGATTTGATCCAACTAAAATCTATAGCAGAAGAAATTTCTACAAAAATCAAACACATTCCAGGTGTTGTAGACCTTAGAATAGAACAACTATATGGACTCGAATATTTAAGAATCAAACCTAACAGAGAAAAGTTGGCCAGGTATGACCAATCCATATTAGATGTCAATCGTGTCACTGAATCTGTATCGTCAGGAGTGCCGGCAGGTATCGTCTATGAAGGAATGAAACGATTTGAAATTGTTGTCAAAACAGATATTCTTCCAAACCCAGAACAAATTAAAAACATTCCAGTTAAAGTTGGTAAAAATACTTTTGCACCATTACATGAACTATCAGAGATACAAATTGAAGATGGTCCTGTTCAAATTTACCATCAAAATCAAAATCGTTATGCACTAGTTCAGTTTAATATTCGAGGAAATGATATGGTTAGCACTGTCAATTCTGTACAAACCGTATTACAAAAAGATATAAAGTTTCCTGCAGGGTATCATTACACAACAGGAGGTGAATTTGAAAAGTTTGAATCGGCAACAAAAACTTTATACGTTGTTGTTCCAATCACACTCGTCATTATTTTTCTAATCCTATACTTTGCATTTAATGAAATATCATCGGCAATGATCATTTTTTTAAATGTTCCATTTGCCATCACAGGAGGAATCTTTGCTCTTTATCTCAGAAATTTACCATTTAGTATTTCGGCAGGTGTAGGATTTATTGCTTTATTTGGAATCGCAGTTCTCAATGGATTGGTATTAATCAGTTTCATTCGAAGTTTAGAACAATCGGGTAAAAAGAAAGAGGAAGCTGTCAAAGAGGCAGCGATTTCAAGACTACGACCAGTTCTTACCACTGCCCTACTTGCATCAATTGGGTTTATACCAATGGCAATCAGTACATCACCAGGTGCTGAAGTCCAAAGACCGTTAGCAACTGTAGTGATCGGAGGGTTAGTCACAGCAAGTGCGCTAACCCTCTTTGTACTTCCTTTAGTTTATTTGAAGTTTGCGGCAAAAAAAGCTTTCATGCTATCAAAAGACGCATAA
- a CDS encoding TolC family protein, translating to MNFHYFPKLQRIPLRCLVFICIFNLPINPESNDSNGYSCNKYNSILELSQCIVRKHPDYRIEEIKLKEISGRKKIASYYFPSNPVFSSYVATRKGESTGPTLLSGPNAANNFQVMVNQEIFTNGKREIAVQIADEEFKAQVFRLESVKRILEFEALKKMTRFRYLQLEEENSFNSLNLVKELKKISIARVNEGLSPGIDEALSESEEIRIFKIWNQTRRSSENSKSELEVLLGMPVELNSIKLQYWTIPSDLPKERADLIQMAMQMRPELSLSEKEIELAVLRQNEVRRQKIPNVSLGAFAQNDGFNERVVGGMLTFPMIIWRDYEGEKIIASSKIDNSKELKESVSRNIKQEVLFALTNYINLSEEIKLYDESKMERAESDLNHLQEAIRFGKIKIIDAINQQRILLQTKLNYLNTKSEFELSQIELIRVLGLPIHSLGMNP from the coding sequence ATGAATTTTCATTATTTCCCCAAACTGCAAAGAATCCCTCTTCGTTGTTTGGTTTTTATCTGTATATTTAATTTACCAATAAATCCAGAATCAAATGATTCTAATGGATATAGTTGCAATAAATACAATTCCATACTCGAACTAAGTCAATGTATCGTAAGGAAACATCCAGACTATCGTATCGAAGAAATTAAACTAAAGGAAATTTCTGGAAGAAAAAAAATTGCTTCCTATTATTTTCCTTCAAATCCCGTTTTTAGTAGTTATGTGGCCACGCGAAAAGGAGAATCAACCGGCCCTACACTTTTGTCTGGTCCCAATGCTGCCAATAACTTTCAGGTCATGGTTAACCAAGAAATTTTTACAAATGGCAAAAGAGAAATCGCAGTTCAGATTGCAGATGAAGAGTTCAAAGCCCAAGTCTTTCGATTAGAATCTGTAAAAAGAATTTTAGAATTTGAAGCATTAAAAAAAATGACTCGATTTCGATACCTTCAACTAGAAGAGGAAAATAGTTTTAATAGTTTAAATCTTGTTAAAGAATTAAAAAAAATTTCAATAGCAAGAGTCAACGAAGGACTATCACCGGGAATTGATGAAGCTTTATCAGAATCAGAGGAAATTCGAATCTTTAAAATTTGGAACCAAACACGTAGATCATCCGAAAATTCCAAATCTGAATTAGAAGTATTACTTGGAATGCCTGTCGAACTAAATTCGATCAAATTGCAATACTGGACGATTCCGAGCGATTTACCAAAAGAAAGAGCAGATTTAATCCAAATGGCAATGCAGATGCGTCCAGAACTATCACTTTCCGAAAAAGAAATTGAACTCGCAGTTCTTCGGCAAAATGAAGTTAGGCGACAAAAAATTCCGAATGTATCACTTGGTGCTTTTGCCCAAAACGATGGATTTAACGAAAGAGTTGTTGGTGGAATGTTGACATTTCCGATGATAATTTGGAGAGATTATGAAGGAGAAAAAATCATAGCTTCTTCGAAAATTGATAATTCCAAGGAATTGAAAGAATCTGTCTCTAGAAATATAAAACAGGAAGTTTTATTTGCATTAACAAATTATATAAACCTTTCTGAGGAAATCAAACTATATGATGAGTCAAAAATGGAACGAGCAGAATCAGACTTGAATCACCTTCAAGAAGCAATTCGATTTGGAAAAATAAAAATCATCGATGCCATCAACCAACAAAGAATCCTTTTACAAACCAAATTAAACTACCTTAATACCAAATCAGAATTTGAATTATCGCAAATTGAATTGATACGTGTTTTAGGTCTTCCCATCCATTCATTAGGAATGAATCCATGA
- a CDS encoding dienelactone hydrolase family protein: MKQLISILTLIFAIQCASVPTSELPVKSTVAGTPVEYKLDGKTYEGFLAVDSSVTGKRPGILVIHEWWGLNDYPKQRAKQLADLGYVAFVMDVYGKGIIAKDHVEAGKLSGANGDPKVILKKIYKALDILKSNPNVDVNKIGAIGYCFGGGGVIELALDGADLKGGVVSFHGFLGSKNLATGAKKIKSKVLVHHGADDPFVPKASVETFVKTVTEAKAPVTFISHPGAVHGFTRPGSEKLGLPGLAYNQKADYASFDSMKAFFAANFK, from the coding sequence ATGAAACAACTCATTTCTATTCTAACACTCATTTTTGCCATTCAATGCGCAAGTGTGCCAACTTCAGAGTTACCAGTCAAATCAACCGTAGCGGGTACTCCGGTGGAATACAAACTAGACGGGAAAACATATGAGGGATTTCTCGCTGTTGATTCTTCCGTTACAGGCAAACGGCCTGGTATACTTGTGATCCACGAATGGTGGGGATTAAACGACTATCCAAAACAACGCGCGAAGCAGTTGGCTGATTTAGGATATGTTGCTTTTGTGATGGATGTATATGGAAAAGGTATCATTGCAAAAGACCATGTGGAGGCAGGAAAACTTTCAGGTGCCAATGGTGATCCTAAAGTGATCCTAAAAAAAATCTACAAAGCATTGGATATTTTAAAATCAAACCCTAATGTGGATGTGAACAAAATTGGTGCCATAGGATATTGTTTTGGTGGAGGCGGAGTCATTGAACTAGCATTAGATGGTGCAGATTTAAAAGGAGGAGTGGTTTCCTTTCATGGTTTTTTGGGTAGCAAAAATCTTGCCACCGGCGCCAAAAAAATTAAATCTAAAGTTTTAGTACACCATGGTGCTGATGATCCTTTTGTACCTAAAGCCTCTGTAGAAACTTTTGTGAAAACAGTAACTGAAGCAAAAGCTCCAGTCACTTTTATTTCTCATCCAGGAGCTGTACATGGATTCACTAGACCAGGCTCCGAAAAACTAGGGTTACCTGGACTAGCATACAATCAAAAAGCGGATTATGCGTCTTTTGATAGCATGAAAGCTTTTTTTGCCGCAAACTTCAAATAA
- a CDS encoding DUF1574 family protein: MNQKRIYLYPFFILLSIFIIDKLVCIPQIREAGRRAYKSGQNVLIGLPKVWDEDKKKQSENVKVIVVTGTSRSDIFHEWENIPVNKNTYPYPTYFETRSSIKASEYFLFYLMIKSMIKSDFKPDVLFLEFSEEMLNENNIFSYKSKWQELMLHEDELIDIYPAFNFKFQREILMRLAFVSYNYHISPIQTISNLIKGKTANDDTYFIALASYLNKKRPFDPNFVGMEINNFTPKEYKDRIIDYSESQRERLLPNFVFSETEYMFLKKIIQLVEEHNIPMVIWEPQVHPYYNELRKSITGGDLFETLGPNLVSANSKNIRLISLNKGNTDCKTFLDSSHVSPICVPEIADKLLQTAKEIPNYK, from the coding sequence ATGAACCAAAAACGAATTTATCTTTATCCCTTTTTTATCTTACTTTCGATTTTTATAATCGATAAGCTGGTTTGTATTCCTCAAATCAGAGAAGCAGGAAGAAGAGCATACAAATCGGGGCAAAACGTACTAATCGGATTACCAAAAGTTTGGGATGAAGACAAAAAAAAACAATCTGAAAATGTAAAGGTGATTGTGGTTACAGGTACTTCGCGGTCAGATATTTTTCATGAATGGGAAAATATACCTGTAAATAAAAATACCTATCCATACCCTACCTACTTCGAAACAAGATCGTCAATCAAAGCTTCCGAATATTTCTTATTTTATTTAATGATAAAATCTATGATAAAGTCAGACTTTAAGCCCGATGTATTATTTTTAGAATTTTCGGAAGAAATGCTTAACGAAAATAATATTTTTTCCTACAAATCCAAATGGCAGGAACTAATGTTACACGAAGATGAATTGATAGACATCTATCCAGCTTTTAATTTTAAATTTCAGCGGGAAATTTTGATGCGTTTAGCATTTGTTTCTTATAACTATCACATTAGTCCTATCCAAACAATATCGAATTTGATAAAGGGTAAAACTGCTAACGATGATACATATTTCATTGCGCTAGCTTCTTATCTGAATAAAAAGCGACCTTTTGATCCCAATTTTGTCGGCATGGAAATAAATAATTTTACGCCCAAAGAATACAAAGATCGAATTATCGATTATAGTGAATCGCAGAGAGAACGTTTATTGCCAAATTTTGTTTTTTCCGAAACAGAATATATGTTCTTAAAAAAAATCATTCAGCTTGTAGAGGAACATAATATTCCAATGGTTATCTGGGAGCCTCAAGTCCACCCTTACTATAACGAACTTAGAAAATCGATTACAGGTGGGGATTTATTTGAAACTTTAGGCCCAAATTTGGTTAGTGCAAATTCAAAAAATATTCGTCTAATCTCGTTAAACAAGGGAAACACTGATTGTAAAACTTTTTTGGATAGTAGTCATGTTTCCCCTATTTGTGTTCCAGAAATTGCAGATAAGTTATTGCAAACCGCGAAGGAGATTCCAAACTATAAGTAA
- a CDS encoding acyl-CoA dehydrogenase family protein, whose product MIQSNYFQTNEDLKEHFEDLIDWNEIVPIYENQFSDSKLYLENNNPRLEYAPSNVDEAKSFYEEILKSCGEISGMYVSQVASIVDSKGLKFENGNVIHPQEMVDVIKMYHDAGLGPAAFKRKYGGLGTPSIIKAMIAELMYRSDSSITIAVGSMGLAAILEVCATDEMKDEWIPKLISGNYTVTMGLSEPDFGSDLPNITTKAVKKEDKWYLNGTKRFQTVACGINGSPGITLTLARTGTQESGARGLSFFIVENKNYAVQGIEKKLGIKASATCETVFENSEGHLVGKEGFGLVKYVMGMLNGARLSVSSQGTGIVTAAYEEALKYAKERNQFGKPIYEIPAVRRMLDRMERELAGMRCLMVEAAYSVDKYYWYEDGRTPNPEETKTGKFWEKVANTLTPISKYYNSEMCNDLVYDGLQVLGGAGYTEDYDLSRLYRDARITNIYDGTTQIQVNAAIGGITSGMSPTGTFRAYLDLLAKGSESNPKLLEVRNLFESIVETYKSIENQETKETYSFEVVESAARVVVGYLMERAKNKSSKRKELRTTWCKAFHADSLAILSANKIRLTER is encoded by the coding sequence ATGATCCAAAGCAACTACTTTCAAACTAACGAAGATTTAAAGGAACATTTCGAAGATTTGATTGATTGGAACGAAATTGTACCAATTTACGAAAATCAATTTTCAGATTCCAAGTTATATTTAGAAAACAACAATCCGCGATTAGAATATGCACCATCTAATGTTGATGAGGCGAAATCATTTTACGAAGAAATCCTTAAATCATGTGGAGAAATCAGTGGAATGTATGTGTCACAGGTTGCTTCAATCGTAGACTCAAAAGGATTAAAATTTGAAAATGGAAACGTAATCCATCCGCAAGAGATGGTAGATGTAATCAAAATGTATCACGATGCTGGACTTGGTCCCGCAGCATTCAAAAGAAAATATGGCGGACTTGGAACGCCAAGTATCATCAAAGCAATGATTGCAGAGTTAATGTATAGATCCGATAGTTCAATAACCATTGCTGTGGGAAGTATGGGCCTTGCAGCCATCTTAGAAGTTTGTGCAACAGACGAAATGAAAGATGAGTGGATTCCTAAATTGATATCAGGAAATTATACAGTCACAATGGGACTTTCTGAACCTGACTTTGGATCTGACTTACCAAATATCACAACCAAAGCAGTAAAAAAAGAAGATAAGTGGTATCTAAATGGAACGAAAAGATTCCAAACAGTGGCATGTGGCATCAATGGAAGTCCTGGCATTACACTTACCCTTGCTAGGACAGGAACGCAAGAAAGCGGAGCGAGAGGGCTATCTTTCTTTATTGTTGAAAACAAAAACTACGCTGTCCAAGGAATTGAAAAAAAATTAGGAATCAAAGCTTCCGCTACTTGTGAAACTGTTTTTGAAAATAGCGAAGGTCATTTGGTAGGCAAAGAAGGTTTTGGGCTTGTAAAGTATGTTATGGGAATGCTCAACGGCGCACGTCTCAGCGTATCGTCCCAAGGCACAGGAATTGTTACAGCAGCATACGAAGAAGCTCTCAAATATGCGAAAGAAAGAAACCAATTTGGAAAACCAATCTATGAAATTCCTGCCGTACGCCGTATGTTGGATCGAATGGAAAGGGAACTTGCGGGTATGCGTTGTCTCATGGTAGAAGCAGCATATTCTGTAGATAAGTACTATTGGTATGAAGATGGCAGAACACCTAACCCAGAAGAAACAAAAACTGGAAAATTTTGGGAAAAAGTCGCAAACACACTGACTCCTATTTCCAAATACTATAATTCTGAAATGTGTAATGATCTAGTATACGACGGATTACAAGTATTAGGTGGTGCTGGATATACGGAAGATTACGATCTTTCTAGGCTTTACAGAGATGCAAGGATCACCAATATTTATGATGGAACTACACAAATCCAAGTCAATGCAGCCATTGGTGGAATTACTTCGGGGATGAGTCCTACAGGTACGTTTCGTGCTTACTTAGATCTACTAGCAAAGGGTTCAGAATCAAATCCCAAACTTCTAGAAGTTCGTAATCTTTTTGAATCAATTGTTGAGACTTACAAATCAATTGAGAACCAAGAGACTAAAGAAACATATAGTTTTGAAGTTGTGGAATCTGCTGCCAGAGTCGTTGTCGGATACTTAATGGAAAGAGCAAAAAACAAATCTTCCAAACGTAAAGAACTGCGTACAACTTGGTGCAAAGCGTTCCATGCTGATAGTTTAGCAATTCTTTCTGCAAACAAAATTAGACTCACGGAAAGGTAA